Part of the Candidatus Cloacimonadota bacterium genome is shown below.
CTGTTTTATTTATCCCGCCTGCCCAGTGAAATCTGTTTTTTTCGATATTTCATTCGGGTGAAATGATTTTATCTTTTTTATTTATCCCGTGAAATGCTGTTATCTTTTTTATTTCACTGGGATTTCACTGGGATTTCACAAGGGTAATATTTTAAATATGTAAAATCTGGGAAATCGTCCTCCAAATTGTTCAAAAATTAGTTACTTCAAACAAAAATATGCTTTACTTACTGGCTTTTATCCTTTTGCTATTTATTTTTACTATTTTAAATATAATGGATTACGATTCCACCTACAAAGTAATTTCTGCTTTTGGTTGGAGACGAGAAAAAAATCCGATTGCACGCTTTTTCATTAAAAAATTCGGCTTAAAAAAAGGTATGCTAATTCTCAAATCCATTCTGCTAATCATCTACCCGCTAATGATTTACTATTTCCTTAATGAACCTGTTGATATTATCATTACCTTGATTGTTGCAAACATCATTTTTATCCTAATCGTTAGAAATAATTACAAAATAGTCAGAAAACATATAAAATTGCACTCAATGTTTAAG
Proteins encoded:
- a CDS encoding DUF5658 family protein, giving the protein MLYLLAFILLLFIFTILNIMDYDSTYKVISAFGWRREKNPIARFFIKKFGLKKGMLILKSILLIIYPLMIYYFLNEPVDIIITLIVANIIFILIVRNNYKIVRKHIKLHSMFK